CGCATAAAATCATATGAGCCTCCCTAGATTCTTGGCTACACTCGAACCATGATATAAGCAGAATCGacccttttttttcctttttgttatCGACCCTCTTTAGCTTTATCAAGCTCAACCAAGACCTCAGCAAAAAGCAACCAAATTCTCTCATGGGTTCACTAATGATTTTCAGTTTCAAGACTTAACCCTTTAATCACAAGGATTAGTTATCCCAGCTTCAGTGCATTTAAAAAAGAGAACCATAAATTTCAAGGAACAAAAAGAAATAATCTTTATAAGTTATTGAAACAGTGGACAGAATAATGATTGGTTAATCATTTTAACCTTTTTAATAttctctatattatttttcttttccttccctAGATCCTTGCCTATACACTAAGTTTAAGGACAAAATGTCCTCTTTTCTTGTGTTTTTGGTTTCTTGCTTTTTTGTAATTATGCATATGTGTGTTTTTGTTAGTTGCCTTGATCAATTAGTCAAGGAATATTAGCCACAGCTCACAGCTAAGAGCAAATAAATCCGACAATCTTTCCTCAAGTAGAAAGCATTTTCTTATGTAAGTTGGTGTAATAGTGAACACTCTGACATTGTCAATTTATACAGTAATTTGATATGATAACTTAGATTTTTATAGTACccataaattttaagttaatgGCATTCGAGTTACCTTTAATaaagtttcaaatttaaattctaaCAGAAATTAGTTGTATTAAGAATTTGATACTGAATTCAAAAACTTAGAATTAGACActttatttttcactttttcaACAAGTTGGAAATGCAATTATATAAATGCACATGAACAGATTTCAGTCAAAATTAATATACTCTATgacttgtaaaaaaaaaaaagtacaatGAAATCTGGACTTTGAATTTTCACACGTGGTGAGGCTTTTGAATTCCTAGCATGCCAAAGAATCCATTCATAGTCACATCTGCGTCAAATCCATCCTTTAATAcagctttttattttttatattcttcAATATCCAATCCTCTATACAGCTCCCCCATCTTAGCCCTGCAACTCTTACATGGTCaaaataaaagactaaattGAATACAAAAGCGATTTTTTTACATGTAAAAATCATCCGAAAGATTGTGGAGAACTTTTATTTGAAATGATGCTGAAGAGCTATCCTCCTCTCGtttcttgtttttttatttttttaaaaaaagcagTACCCCTCTAATTGCAACAATTAACCACCCTGAGGTCCCCCCAACCCCACACCCTGCTCTCcctctatcttttttttttttttttttggctctcAGAGTTCTGTTGCCATTGTAGATGATAGTGTTAAATGTAGAATGTAGACATGACTCCACCTCTCATCCCATGTGTGGTCATTTCCACCCATCATTTCCTTGAATTGACTACCACCTTTCTACCCTTCTCTTTTTTTCAGTTTCCCTTTGAAGCCTCGGAATTTTTTCTAACTTTTCTATAAAATGCTTTAAAAACAGACAAGTCAGGAAAATCAATCAGCTAAGCCCAGTTAATCGCCATTTTCCTCTTAAAATTACAGCCAAATGAAGATtccttttagaaaaaaaaaaaggtatagAGTTCTATAGGCGAATACCAGGGCAATCACCCAACAGAAAAAGCGCAAACTATTTATTAAACTTAGAAAAAAGAGTTTCTAACGTCAACCACACAACTAAAACAAAAATCTATTTAATAACAGAATGGGAAAGTCATAACTGCAGACATGGATAGTATACTTTAATAAgtctttattttcattatttcttTTGTTAGATATTAAAGAGAAGGTACTAATCAACATAAACGACACCGCATTGATAATTTCTAACTATTTTCTCTAGATGAAAAACAAAATGCAACAACTCACTCTTACATTACTTATAATTGCAAATTACCCAATCATCTATAGATTTGTGTTGATGTCTGAGTGAAGATGATGTATGTGTTGATGGACCCTAATCATCAGATCCACCTTACAATCTATAGATATGCTACAtacatcatatatatatatatatatatatatattatatcttTCTATAAAGTCTAAACTTGCCACATGTCATTCATGTTCCATAGAGGATCTGCCATGTAATCGTCGAACACCCAATTGCCATCTGCCATGTTGCATTCTGATGTTGAATCACCAAAAGTGTCAAATTCAGGCATAGAAGCAGGATTGAATGCATCCATGCCATACCCACTGTTCTCCACGTAATAAATATCACTCAGAAGTAGGTTATTGTAGACTGTACTATCGAGAAGAGGTGGACAAGAACTTGCTGGGTTTTCAAGAATTTCAGTCTGGTGTGAGATTGGAATGAAATCTGTGGAGAGAACACTAGAGCTAGTGACTGAACAAGAATGTTCACTTGCAGGATTCGAGTATTGTGTCAATTTGGGTTGTGGAGGAAATGTTTCTGATGAAAAAGAATTAGCAACTTGTTCgaaatttgatgatgatgcagAAGCAATTGCATGAGTTTGTGAATCGAGAgttgatgaaggagaagaataGCAATTTTGCTCCACTTTTTGAAGCAATCTTGGCATCCAAAAACACCTAACAGCATCAAGGAAACTCTTGCTGTTAGACTCAATATTAAGCTGACGTGCCTGCCTTTGCACCCTTGTTCTCCAATAGTTCTTGATTTCATTGTCAGTCCTTCCAGGCAGATGCTGTGCAATTTTTGACCACCTAAATATAAACAGAACCCACAAAGTCTATATAAATTGAGATTACttgtaatatataattaacagCGTAATAGATTAACTGAGATTTACCTGTTACCCCACTTGGAATGCAGCTCGAGAATCAAGAGCTGTTCTTGTGGAGTAAGATTGCCACGCTTAATATCAGGCTTTAGATAATTCAACCATCTCAATCTGCAACTCTTTCCAGTTCTCTTCAGCCCTGAAATTAAAGTCATTAATCAAACAAAACATGGAGAATGTAAGTTAAAAGTTCAGTAATTGTAATTAGTGGTTTAATTAACTAAGAGAAATTGCttgtaattttttctttttgtttaccAGCATAGCTTGCTAACATGTTCCATCGGCCTTCACCATGACGAGCAATGTAATGAGTGAG
This Manihot esculenta cultivar AM560-2 chromosome 6, M.esculenta_v8, whole genome shotgun sequence DNA region includes the following protein-coding sequences:
- the LOC110618216 gene encoding transcription factor MYB62 → MRSMRAPSVANRMCNSREDESELRRGPWTLEEDTLLTHYIARHGEGRWNMLASYAGLKRTGKSCRLRWLNYLKPDIKRGNLTPQEQLLILELHSKWGNRWSKIAQHLPGRTDNEIKNYWRTRVQRQARQLNIESNSKSFLDAVRCFWMPRLLQKVEQNCYSSPSSTLDSQTHAIASASSSNFEQVANSFSSETFPPQPKLTQYSNPASEHSCSVTSSSVLSTDFIPISHQTEILENPASSCPPLLDSTVYNNLLLSDIYYVENSGYGMDAFNPASMPEFDTFGDSTSECNMADGNWVFDDYMADPLWNMNDMWQV